The proteins below are encoded in one region of Brevundimonas fontaquae:
- a CDS encoding FAD/NAD(P)-binding protein, with product MTASIAFVGAGPTTLYALHALLSQGELPARITVIEARGAAGSGSPYSAEWNDRAMLSNIASVEIPPVTQTLAEWLAARTSAELHALDVDPAALDERSFVPRLALGRYFEDQFRALVERARAGGVSIQVMTDCRVVDAANTPNGIELTYVSPPSLRASKAIFDHVVLATGHQWPSRQQSRPGYYLSPWPASALSEIPATDIGIRGSSLTAIDAAVALAGSHGAFVRQGDRLVYEPAPATEAFRLTMMSRKGILPEADFYFPLPHAPLDICTPEAVAALIAQETGGLLDEVFDLFRRELIQADSAYAAETALGEATLETFAQAFFARRAASDPFVWAAANLEEARTNHAARVTVAWRDAILRMHEVVAAIVPHLDAAQFERFSRVFKPIFVDVYAGVPHESIERMLALHEAGKLKVLALGEDHAVDTQSPEVGANVTIAGRTRHFPVFIEATGQQALAAIQFPFLSLLEQGIVRDEVANDAPDVVRGIAVDELFRPVDAPLPPDRLFCLTLPFLMGRHPFAQGITSSFEMGGIVGRRLALVVKGEENPTHPAASAA from the coding sequence ATGACTGCATCGATCGCCTTTGTCGGAGCGGGGCCAACCACTCTCTATGCGCTTCACGCCCTGCTGTCCCAAGGCGAGCTGCCGGCGCGCATCACCGTGATCGAGGCGCGCGGCGCTGCGGGATCGGGCAGCCCCTACAGCGCCGAGTGGAACGACCGGGCGATGCTGTCGAACATCGCCAGCGTGGAAATCCCGCCGGTCACGCAAACCCTGGCGGAATGGCTGGCGGCACGGACCTCGGCGGAGTTGCACGCGCTGGACGTCGACCCTGCCGCGCTGGACGAGCGTAGTTTCGTGCCGCGTCTCGCTTTGGGGCGCTATTTCGAGGACCAGTTCAGAGCCCTTGTGGAACGGGCGAGGGCCGGTGGCGTCTCAATCCAGGTGATGACCGACTGTCGCGTCGTCGACGCTGCGAACACGCCGAACGGCATCGAACTGACCTACGTCTCGCCGCCCTCGCTGCGCGCAAGCAAAGCGATCTTCGATCATGTGGTCCTGGCCACGGGCCACCAATGGCCGTCGCGCCAGCAGAGCCGTCCCGGCTATTACCTCAGTCCGTGGCCAGCCTCAGCGCTATCGGAGATTCCCGCGACGGATATCGGCATCCGCGGCTCGTCCTTGACGGCGATTGATGCGGCGGTCGCCTTGGCGGGTTCACATGGCGCCTTCGTCCGTCAAGGCGACCGACTGGTGTACGAACCTGCGCCGGCAACCGAGGCGTTTCGCCTGACCATGATGTCGCGCAAGGGCATCCTGCCGGAAGCGGACTTCTATTTTCCGCTGCCCCACGCGCCGCTGGACATCTGCACGCCGGAAGCGGTCGCAGCCTTGATCGCGCAGGAGACAGGCGGTCTTCTGGATGAGGTGTTCGACCTCTTCCGGCGCGAGCTGATCCAAGCCGATTCGGCTTACGCGGCAGAAACGGCGTTGGGCGAGGCGACGCTGGAGACGTTCGCCCAGGCCTTTTTCGCCCGACGTGCGGCGAGCGATCCGTTCGTCTGGGCCGCGGCGAACCTGGAAGAAGCACGAACCAATCACGCCGCCAGGGTCACGGTGGCGTGGCGCGACGCCATCCTTCGCATGCATGAAGTCGTCGCCGCGATCGTGCCGCATCTGGACGCCGCGCAGTTCGAGCGCTTCAGCCGGGTGTTCAAGCCGATCTTTGTCGATGTCTACGCCGGGGTGCCGCATGAATCGATCGAGCGGATGCTGGCCTTGCACGAGGCCGGCAAGCTGAAGGTTCTGGCGCTCGGCGAGGACCACGCGGTCGATACGCAAAGTCCGGAAGTTGGGGCCAACGTGACGATCGCCGGACGGACAAGACATTTCCCGGTCTTCATCGAGGCGACCGGCCAGCAGGCCTTGGCCGCGATCCAGTTTCCGTTCCTGTCGCTGCTGGAGCAGGGCATCGTTCGCGACGAGGTCGCCAACGACGCCCCCGACGTAGTGCGCGGCATCGCTGTCGATGAGCTGTTTCGACCCGTCGATGCGCCCCTGCCGCCGGACCGGCTGTTTTGTCTGACGCTGCCGTTCCTGATGGGCCGCCACCCCTTTGCGCAGGGCATCACCAGTTCCTTTGAAATGGGAGGGATCGTCGGGCGCAGGCTGGCGTTGGTGGTCAAAGGCGAGGAGAACCCGACCCATCCCGCCGCCTCGGCGGCCTGA
- the hppD gene encoding 4-hydroxyphenylpyruvate dioxygenase: MNDMTQPQDLATPEQMDLENPLGVDGFEFVEFTGPEPEAMISRLELMGFTQTHVNPKTDVVRLKQGDISFLVQRSPKGQAEAFAKDHGPSANGMAFRTTDAKAAYEGALARGAVAATDAAGGALGDDYPYILQGIGGSLLYVIDQYGDAGSLYDAWDEIEGWEEAERKNSMGLEILDHLTHNVRRGQMRTWSGFYNSIFNFEEQKYFDIKGKATGLFSQAMIAPDRAIRIPLNESQDENSQIEEFIRRYNGEGIQHIALTTENIFETVEAMKERGVAFQDTIETYFELIDKRLPNHGEDVERMRKNRILIDGSDEEGLLLQIFTQDTFGPIFFEIIQRKGNEGFGNGNFQALFDSIELDQIRRGVIKVDA, encoded by the coding sequence ATGAACGACATGACCCAGCCCCAGGATCTGGCTACGCCGGAACAGATGGACCTCGAAAACCCCCTCGGCGTCGACGGTTTCGAGTTCGTCGAATTCACCGGCCCCGAGCCCGAGGCGATGATTTCGCGCTTGGAGCTGATGGGCTTCACCCAGACGCACGTGAACCCCAAAACCGACGTGGTGCGCCTGAAACAGGGCGATATCAGCTTCCTGGTGCAACGCTCGCCCAAGGGTCAGGCCGAGGCCTTCGCCAAGGATCACGGCCCATCCGCCAACGGCATGGCCTTCCGCACCACCGACGCCAAGGCCGCCTATGAGGGCGCCCTGGCCCGCGGCGCCGTCGCCGCAACGGACGCCGCCGGCGGCGCGCTGGGCGACGACTATCCTTACATCCTGCAAGGCATCGGCGGCTCGCTGCTCTATGTCATCGACCAGTACGGCGACGCCGGCTCGCTCTATGACGCCTGGGACGAGATCGAGGGCTGGGAAGAAGCCGAGCGCAAGAACTCGATGGGCCTGGAGATCCTGGACCACCTGACCCACAATGTCCGTCGCGGCCAGATGCGCACCTGGTCGGGCTTCTACAACTCGATCTTCAACTTCGAAGAGCAGAAGTATTTCGACATCAAGGGCAAGGCGACGGGCCTGTTCTCGCAGGCCATGATCGCGCCCGACCGCGCCATCCGCATCCCGCTGAACGAAAGCCAGGACGAAAACTCCCAGATCGAGGAGTTCATCCGTCGCTACAACGGCGAAGGCATCCAGCACATCGCCCTGACGACCGAGAACATCTTCGAGACGGTCGAGGCGATGAAGGAACGCGGCGTCGCTTTCCAAGACACCATCGAGACCTATTTCGAACTGATCGACAAACGCCTGCCCAACCATGGCGAGGACGTGGAGCGGATGCGCAAGAACCGCATCCTGATCGACGGTTCGGACGAGGAAGGCCTGCTGCTGCAAATCTTCACCCAGGACACCTTCGGCCCGATCTTCTTCGAAATCATTCAGCGCAAGGGCAACGAAGGCTTCGGCAACGGCAACTTCCAGGCCCTGTTCGACTCCATCGAGCTGGACCAGATCCGTCGCGGCGTCATCAAGGTCGACGCCTGA
- a CDS encoding DUF5694 domain-containing protein yields MALPLRSSRILFVAVGALLATALPAAAQDYRQPFHPDQLKGPPAGALNEVLVLGTPHLSNMGDGFKVESLSPLLDRLAAWKPTAIATEDLSGLQCDSLRRYPSRYAETVETYCWDPAPAALATGLDVPAANAEAERLLAEWPDQPTAAQRRHLAAVFLAAGERGSALVQWLRLAAQDRIAGDGLNDALVGVLNQIEEQANETFLISAPLAARLGLERLWSVDDHSADSPDPTDPVEKKASQDAVMAAWDNPASTARRAEDERLSAALNQPDGLLQMYRAYNAPTVPAMAYQSDFGANLVEPSPQAFGRRYLGFWETRNLRMVANMRDVLGLYPGTRMLTIVGASHKGYYEAYLDQMHDVRLVDPEPVLR; encoded by the coding sequence ATGGCTCTGCCTCTTCGTTCCTCCCGCATCCTGTTCGTCGCCGTCGGCGCGCTGCTGGCCACCGCCCTGCCCGCAGCGGCGCAGGACTACCGCCAGCCTTTCCATCCCGATCAACTGAAGGGACCGCCCGCCGGCGCGCTGAACGAGGTTCTGGTTCTGGGCACGCCGCACCTGTCGAACATGGGCGACGGCTTCAAGGTCGAAAGCCTGTCGCCGCTGCTGGATCGGCTGGCGGCGTGGAAGCCGACCGCCATCGCGACGGAGGACCTGTCGGGCCTGCAATGCGACAGCCTGCGTCGCTATCCGTCGCGGTATGCCGAGACGGTCGAAACCTATTGCTGGGATCCCGCTCCCGCCGCCCTGGCGACCGGCCTGGACGTACCGGCCGCCAACGCCGAGGCCGAGCGGCTGCTAGCCGAGTGGCCCGATCAGCCCACGGCGGCCCAGCGGCGTCATCTGGCGGCGGTCTTCCTGGCGGCTGGCGAACGGGGATCGGCCCTGGTCCAGTGGCTTCGCCTGGCCGCCCAGGACCGCATCGCCGGGGACGGCCTGAACGACGCCTTGGTCGGCGTGCTGAACCAGATCGAGGAACAGGCCAACGAGACCTTCCTGATTTCCGCCCCCCTGGCCGCGCGCCTGGGACTGGAACGGCTGTGGAGCGTCGACGACCACTCCGCCGATTCGCCGGACCCGACGGACCCCGTGGAGAAAAAGGCGTCACAGGACGCCGTCATGGCCGCCTGGGACAATCCCGCCAGCACGGCCCGTCGGGCGGAAGACGAACGGCTGAGCGCCGCCCTGAATCAGCCGGACGGCCTTCTTCAGATGTACCGCGCCTACAATGCGCCGACCGTCCCGGCCATGGCCTATCAGTCCGATTTCGGCGCCAATCTGGTCGAGCCGTCGCCGCAGGCCTTCGGCCGCCGCTACCTCGGCTTCTGGGAGACCCGCAACCTGCGCATGGTCGCCAATATGCGCGATGTCCTGGGCCTCTATCCGGGCACGCGGATGCTGACCATCGTCGGCGCCTCGCACAAGGGCTACTACGAGGCCTATCTGGACCAGATGCACGACGTCCGGCTGGTCGATCCCGAGCCCGTGCTGCGCTGA
- a CDS encoding DUF1543 domain-containing protein: MKLFAIYIGGEHPGANIEVHDMRFIAAPSIEGTYDALREQWWGKTGSLHIDCWSEISHADGYDVSLRPEPYTGQEKLYYVNLGGYDGVAFAEQHRNVFVVAETLQAAKARAIKLASGWSDAHRDEMYEAEQAFALQDAAQAQRMHIHLTPRPMSGDPSFTCRYMPLR, from the coding sequence ATGAAGCTGTTTGCGATCTACATCGGCGGCGAGCACCCCGGCGCCAACATCGAAGTGCATGATATGCGCTTCATCGCCGCGCCCTCGATCGAGGGCACCTACGACGCTCTGCGTGAACAGTGGTGGGGCAAGACGGGCAGTCTGCACATCGATTGCTGGTCGGAGATTTCACACGCGGACGGCTATGACGTCAGCCTGCGTCCCGAGCCCTACACCGGCCAGGAGAAGCTCTATTATGTGAACCTCGGCGGCTATGACGGGGTGGCCTTCGCCGAGCAGCACCGCAACGTCTTCGTCGTCGCCGAAACCCTTCAGGCCGCCAAGGCGCGCGCCATCAAGCTGGCCTCGGGCTGGAGCGACGCCCACCGCGACGAGATGTATGAGGCCGAACAGGCCTTTGCGCTTCAAGACGCCGCCCAGGCCCAGCGGATGCATATCCATCTGACGCCCCGTCCGATGTCCGGCGACCCGAGCTTCACCTGCCGCTACATGCCGCTTCGCTGA
- a CDS encoding YqaA family protein: MLRKLYDRVFDLARSRHATKALAVVSFAESSFFPIPPDVMLAPMILAQPQKAYFYAAVCTAASVLGGILGYAIGYFLTDLGLAIMRVLGHSDGLEQFRAWFDQWGLWVILIKGLTPIPYKLVTIASGLAAFSFPVFMAASVVTRGGRFFLEAWILKRWGPAMLAQVEKRLAMWSVIGLVALVGLIVVLKLL, encoded by the coding sequence ATGCTGCGCAAACTCTATGACCGCGTCTTCGACCTAGCGCGCAGCCGCCATGCGACTAAGGCCCTGGCGGTCGTCTCCTTCGCCGAGAGTTCGTTCTTTCCGATCCCGCCCGATGTGATGCTGGCGCCCATGATCCTGGCGCAGCCGCAGAAGGCGTATTTCTACGCCGCCGTCTGCACTGCAGCGTCGGTGCTGGGCGGGATTCTCGGTTATGCGATCGGCTATTTCCTGACCGATCTGGGCCTGGCGATCATGCGGGTGTTGGGCCATTCGGACGGGCTGGAGCAGTTCCGCGCCTGGTTCGATCAGTGGGGCCTGTGGGTCATTCTGATCAAGGGGCTGACGCCCATTCCCTACAAGCTGGTGACCATCGCCTCGGGCCTGGCGGCGTTCAGCTTTCCGGTCTTCATGGCCGCGTCGGTCGTGACGCGGGGCGGACGGTTCTTTCTGGAAGCGTGGATCCTGAAACGTTGGGGGCCGGCCATGCTGGCGCAGGTCGAAAAGCGGCTGGCGATGTGGAGCGTGATCGGCCTGGTCGCGCTGGTCGGGTTGATCGTCGTCCTGAAGCTTCTGTAA
- a CDS encoding exopolysaccharide biosynthesis protein: MTTPAASPSKVQQDDVSHNVTRLLRRLADDGGDAGLTLHEIRDRLDERAYGLLILLLSIPCLVPGLYGVPQVVGLIVILLAGQMLVGREEPWLPRWFLNLRCKGSWLKAMADFAETKLGWIDRLSRPRLRGFADGPGEKLAAVFMILATVTIVMPLTNTIPSIALALLSVGLIQRDGLFVLAGCAVTTVWLTILGALGTGLLMGAEWATRWLPG, translated from the coding sequence ATGACGACCCCCGCCGCTTCCCCGTCCAAGGTCCAGCAGGACGACGTCAGCCACAACGTCACCCGGCTGCTGCGGCGGCTGGCCGACGACGGCGGCGACGCCGGGCTGACCCTGCATGAGATCCGCGACCGGCTGGACGAGCGCGCCTATGGCCTGTTGATCCTGCTGCTCTCCATCCCTTGTCTGGTGCCGGGCCTTTACGGCGTGCCGCAAGTAGTCGGGCTGATCGTCATCCTGCTGGCCGGCCAGATGCTGGTCGGGCGCGAGGAGCCGTGGCTGCCGCGCTGGTTTCTGAACCTGCGGTGCAAGGGATCGTGGCTGAAGGCCATGGCCGATTTCGCCGAGACCAAACTGGGCTGGATCGACCGGCTGTCGCGCCCCCGTCTTCGCGGCTTCGCCGATGGGCCGGGCGAAAAGCTGGCCGCCGTCTTCATGATTCTGGCGACCGTCACCATCGTCATGCCCCTGACCAACACCATCCCGTCCATCGCCCTGGCCTTGCTGTCGGTCGGCCTGATCCAGCGCGACGGCCTGTTCGTCCTCGCGGGCTGCGCCGTAACCACCGTGTGGCTGACCATCCTGGGCGCGCTCGGGACCGGCCTTCTGATGGGCGCCGAATGGGCCACGCGCTGGCTGCCGGGCTGA